One window of the Anaeromyxobacter dehalogenans 2CP-C genome contains the following:
- a CDS encoding 4Fe-4S dicluster domain-containing protein, translating to MASPRALAYLAYRALVAHPLKRLRARGPGLERFRAAYVSEGLLPTLVADREVDEAAAGCISCGLCEPACDLAAAAPAVRALGVHAAFRLHGRAGPDLALSAGALAACDGCGACDARCPVGVPISRVVRALRARAEAGATLRRARGAQAAAGAANAMVSHAPGVK from the coding sequence GTGGCCTCGCCGCGCGCGCTCGCGTACCTCGCCTACCGGGCCCTGGTGGCGCACCCGCTGAAGCGGCTGCGCGCGCGGGGGCCCGGGCTGGAGCGGTTCCGGGCGGCGTACGTCTCCGAGGGGCTGCTCCCCACGCTCGTGGCGGACCGGGAGGTGGACGAGGCCGCGGCGGGCTGCATCTCCTGCGGCCTGTGCGAGCCCGCCTGCGACCTGGCCGCGGCGGCGCCGGCGGTGCGCGCGCTCGGGGTGCACGCGGCCTTCCGGCTCCACGGCCGCGCCGGACCGGACCTGGCGCTCTCCGCGGGTGCGCTGGCGGCGTGCGACGGCTGCGGCGCGTGCGACGCGCGCTGTCCGGTGGGCGTGCCCATCTCGCGGGTGGTCCGCGCGCTGCGGGCGCGGGCCGAGGCGGGCGCGACGCTGCGCCGCGCGCGGGGCGCTCAGGCGGCCGCCGGGGCGGCGAACGCGATGGTCTCCCACGCGCCCGGCGTGAAGTGA
- a CDS encoding helix-turn-helix domain-containing protein — protein MKVNDRLRAQRTKLGLTDAEVASGAQLSRDEFRDLEQHEDEAVHVLHLRNLRLLCEVLGVDALDLLGIPCASCAGSDVGRSRGGRHDVVRERRVALGLSQADLADRIGFEAGVVDDIERDPDYLERWSAGLVLSLAEVLAVPPQVLLDVRCPKCGR, from the coding sequence GTGAAGGTCAACGACCGACTGCGGGCGCAGAGAACGAAGCTCGGACTCACCGACGCCGAGGTGGCTTCCGGCGCTCAGCTCAGCCGCGACGAGTTCCGCGATCTGGAGCAACACGAGGATGAAGCCGTCCACGTGTTGCATCTCCGGAACCTGCGGCTACTCTGCGAAGTGCTTGGGGTGGACGCACTCGACCTGCTCGGCATCCCGTGTGCGTCCTGCGCGGGATCGGACGTCGGTCGGTCAAGGGGCGGCCGCCATGATGTCGTCCGGGAGCGCAGGGTGGCCCTCGGGCTCTCGCAGGCCGACCTTGCCGACCGGATCGGCTTCGAGGCTGGCGTGGTGGATGACATCGAGCGAGACCCGGACTACCTCGAACGCTGGTCAGCCGGGTTGGTCCTGTCGCTCGCCGAGGTGCTCGCCGTCCCGCCGCAGGTCCTCCTGGACGTCAGGTGCCCGAAGTGCGGACGGTAA
- a CDS encoding FkbM family methyltransferase, whose amino-acid sequence MRIGVVFSTLPREDTTGVHVLRALREIGCDAFHHEPLRRTPAGGIEQAGYETLPPADLYLQVDDDLAYPGPVGLGVPSAYYCIDTHRLGAPLAGGSLLRPDKARGFDHVFSAQRDGVDLLARHGIAARWLPLAYDPARQAPDPAQAKQIDWCFLGTPLGDRPRICRDLARRFPSCVFGQAYGEAALRIYQQSRIIVNLPVGNDVNMRFFEALGAGGLLVGGAAHNGEDELVEGLVQFEDPAELPALVGRWLSDGAGRAALADAQQREVAGRHTYAHRMRALLAAVEAGPPARPRPARTPADDPAALVSEAVARLEAGAPHDALRLADRAAGLDGARPQVHRARALALAGAGRPADAAGALLRELELSPGSGEAFRTYLGMLDQVADAAGVPGAAFTRAYLRVLDLASEAPAGDAGPTLEAAAHAAAAVLGRHAEFERAWGALADADSRHWMLELCAHRALGAARVPVRFDAARARALEDEVQGRLLRERGAVPASATRGASHAFQGWRLDRYDLRPAGLPLELLSTAEYVVATFFLRQYQLERAGVRVAAAEGDVVVDGGGCFGETALHFAHQVGPGGRVLSFEFLPAHLEVFRANLALNPALAGRVEIVPEALWDRSGEALPFTEHGPATHLGAAPGAAAAVARTCSVDDLVEARGLPRVDFLKLDVEGAELAALRGAERTLRRHRPKLAIAAYHRPEDLGALPAWIDGLRLGYRLYLDHFTPGAWETIAFAAPAAA is encoded by the coding sequence ATGAGGATCGGCGTCGTCTTCAGCACCCTTCCCCGGGAGGACACCACCGGGGTGCACGTGCTCCGCGCGCTGCGCGAGATCGGGTGCGATGCGTTCCACCACGAGCCGCTGCGGCGCACGCCCGCCGGCGGGATCGAGCAGGCCGGCTACGAGACCCTGCCGCCGGCGGACCTGTACCTGCAGGTGGACGACGACCTCGCCTACCCCGGCCCGGTGGGCCTCGGCGTGCCGTCGGCGTACTACTGCATCGACACGCACCGGCTGGGCGCGCCGCTCGCCGGCGGGAGCCTGCTTCGCCCGGACAAGGCGCGCGGCTTCGACCACGTGTTCAGCGCCCAGCGCGACGGCGTGGACCTGCTCGCGCGCCACGGGATCGCGGCGCGCTGGCTCCCGCTCGCGTACGACCCCGCCCGCCAGGCGCCGGACCCCGCCCAGGCGAAGCAGATCGACTGGTGCTTCCTGGGCACGCCCCTCGGCGACCGGCCGCGGATCTGCCGCGACCTCGCGCGCCGGTTCCCGAGCTGCGTGTTCGGCCAGGCCTACGGCGAGGCCGCGCTGCGCATCTACCAGCAGAGCCGGATCATCGTGAACCTGCCGGTGGGCAACGACGTGAACATGCGCTTCTTCGAGGCGCTCGGCGCGGGCGGCCTGCTGGTGGGCGGGGCGGCCCACAACGGCGAGGACGAGCTGGTGGAAGGGCTGGTCCAGTTCGAGGATCCCGCCGAGCTGCCGGCGCTGGTGGGGCGCTGGCTGTCCGACGGGGCCGGCCGCGCCGCGCTCGCCGACGCGCAGCAGCGCGAGGTCGCCGGGCGCCACACCTACGCGCACCGCATGCGCGCGCTGCTCGCCGCCGTCGAGGCGGGCCCGCCCGCGCGCCCCCGCCCGGCCCGGACGCCGGCGGACGACCCGGCGGCGCTGGTGTCGGAGGCCGTCGCCCGCCTCGAGGCGGGCGCGCCGCACGACGCGCTGCGCCTCGCCGACCGCGCCGCGGGGCTGGACGGCGCGCGCCCGCAGGTCCACCGGGCGCGGGCGCTCGCGCTCGCCGGAGCGGGCCGCCCCGCCGACGCCGCCGGCGCGCTCCTGCGCGAGCTGGAGCTCTCGCCGGGATCGGGCGAGGCGTTCCGCACCTACCTCGGCATGCTCGACCAGGTGGCGGACGCCGCCGGCGTGCCCGGCGCGGCGTTCACGCGCGCCTACCTGCGGGTGCTCGACCTCGCCTCCGAGGCGCCGGCCGGCGACGCCGGCCCCACGCTCGAGGCGGCCGCGCACGCCGCGGCCGCGGTGCTGGGGCGGCACGCCGAGTTCGAGCGGGCCTGGGGCGCGCTCGCCGACGCCGACTCGCGCCACTGGATGCTCGAGCTGTGCGCGCACCGCGCCCTCGGCGCGGCGCGCGTGCCGGTGCGCTTCGACGCCGCGCGGGCCCGCGCGCTGGAGGACGAGGTGCAGGGCCGGCTGCTGCGCGAGCGGGGCGCGGTCCCGGCCTCCGCCACGCGCGGCGCGTCGCACGCGTTCCAGGGCTGGCGCCTCGACCGCTACGACCTGCGGCCCGCCGGGCTCCCGCTCGAGCTGCTCTCCACCGCCGAGTACGTGGTCGCCACGTTCTTCCTGCGCCAGTACCAGCTCGAGCGCGCCGGCGTCCGCGTGGCCGCCGCCGAGGGCGACGTGGTGGTGGACGGGGGCGGCTGCTTCGGCGAGACCGCGCTCCACTTCGCGCACCAGGTCGGGCCGGGCGGCCGCGTGCTCAGCTTCGAGTTCCTGCCCGCGCACCTGGAGGTGTTCCGCGCCAACCTGGCGCTCAACCCGGCGCTGGCCGGCCGGGTGGAGATCGTGCCGGAGGCGCTCTGGGACCGCAGCGGCGAGGCGCTCCCCTTCACCGAGCACGGCCCCGCCACGCACCTCGGCGCGGCGCCCGGGGCCGCGGCCGCGGTGGCCCGCACCTGCAGCGTGGACGACCTGGTGGAGGCGCGCGGGCTCCCGCGCGTGGACTTCCTCAAGCTGGACGTGGAAGGCGCCGAGCTGGCCGCGCTCCGCGGCGCCGAGCGGACCCTCCGCCGCCATCGCCCCAAGCTCGCCATCGCCGCGTACCACCGCCCGGAGGACCTGGGCGCCCTGCCCGCCTGGATCGACGGCCTCCGCCTCGGCTACCGGCTCTACCTCGATCACTTCACGCCGGGCGCGTGGGAGACCATCGCGTTCGCCGCCCCGGCGGCCGCCTGA
- a CDS encoding SNF2-related protein has product MGGVSQVASRAGSARPQLTRFHQRVAAEALTARGGGGTSRLAPALAHSAVDLNPHQIEAAAFALAALPTGGAVLADEVGLGKTVEAGLVLAQLAAEGKPRAVILVPASLRAQWREELRSKFGLEADVVDGDTCRERERQGLKTNPFDTGGIVICSHPFAALRAAEVERVHWDVAVIDEAHRLRNAYRKDHRTGQALRRALRRSPKLLLTATPLQNDLMELLGLAAFIDDALLGNEETFRLQYASGELTEDKAADLKARLAPVVVRTLRRQVKEYVKYTARRSIVEDFAPTAQEQELYDRVSEYLRREDAYAIPMARRALFVLVYRKILASSSFALAATLDRLADTLDQKIAGVECTAQADLLLEMDGFAEEVEELFDDEGAPQKPKGQLALRRMNDELDELRACARLAREIKVNAKGDALVRGLDRCFTVAKACGWPEKAVVFTEFRRTQDYLRRLLEAKGYTVTCLSGDVSGTEKRAALVEEFRDRTQILLMTEAGAEGLNLQFCNLVVNYDLPWNPQRVEQRIGRCHRYGQQRDVLVLNFLNRSNAADARLFDLLSQKLALFDGVFGSSDEILGALGTGIDFEKRVLDIYQACRSGEEIDRAFSKLRGELDDRISARYAAARALLFERFDGEVRGRLRVAEKNAKEAVARREADEEALVAAAFEEEAAPPPEEPARGRTRRAKLIQAAAERIRARPQDAVSFLELPNRLLPASLGKLAGREGWWFAYKYAFDALVSEERVVHLVLWFDGERFHALSPEDADAFAALPAEETQAGPRGATVSIGEAQEQALEAFHATLVADLQERIGAAYDASRDRWDRAVEDALAAPRKAVEDARAAWGRARGALGDRSDLPLRDRRALLERAEREYRRKLDDLRAVEAQRYAEKDRAVADLKKRSEVKERRTLVATAYWRCV; this is encoded by the coding sequence ATGGGCGGGGTGTCTCAGGTTGCGTCGCGCGCGGGCTCGGCCCGGCCGCAGCTGACGCGGTTCCACCAGCGGGTTGCGGCGGAGGCGCTGACCGCGCGCGGCGGGGGCGGCACGTCCCGGCTCGCCCCGGCGCTGGCCCACTCCGCGGTGGACCTGAACCCCCACCAGATCGAGGCGGCCGCGTTCGCGCTGGCCGCGCTCCCCACCGGCGGCGCGGTGCTGGCCGACGAGGTGGGCCTCGGCAAGACGGTCGAGGCGGGCCTGGTGCTCGCGCAGCTCGCGGCCGAGGGGAAGCCGCGCGCCGTCATCCTGGTGCCGGCCTCGCTGCGCGCGCAGTGGCGCGAGGAGCTGCGCTCCAAGTTCGGCCTCGAGGCGGACGTGGTGGACGGCGACACCTGCCGCGAGCGCGAGCGCCAGGGGCTGAAGACGAACCCGTTCGACACCGGCGGGATCGTGATCTGCTCGCACCCGTTCGCCGCGCTGCGCGCCGCCGAGGTGGAGCGCGTCCACTGGGACGTGGCGGTGATCGACGAGGCGCACCGGCTGCGCAACGCCTACCGCAAGGACCACCGCACCGGCCAGGCGCTCCGCCGCGCGCTGCGCCGCTCGCCCAAGCTCCTGCTGACGGCCACCCCGCTCCAGAACGACCTCATGGAGCTGCTCGGGCTGGCGGCGTTCATCGACGACGCGCTGCTCGGCAACGAGGAGACGTTCCGGCTCCAGTACGCCTCCGGCGAGCTCACCGAGGACAAGGCCGCCGACCTGAAGGCGCGGCTGGCGCCGGTGGTGGTGCGCACCCTGCGCCGGCAGGTGAAGGAGTACGTCAAGTACACCGCCCGCCGCTCCATCGTGGAGGACTTCGCGCCCACCGCGCAGGAGCAGGAGCTGTACGACCGCGTCTCCGAGTACCTGCGGCGCGAGGACGCCTACGCCATCCCCATGGCCCGGCGCGCGCTGTTCGTGCTGGTGTACCGGAAGATCCTGGCGTCCTCCTCGTTCGCGCTCGCGGCCACGCTGGACCGGCTCGCCGACACGCTCGACCAGAAGATCGCCGGCGTCGAGTGCACCGCCCAGGCCGACCTCCTGCTGGAGATGGACGGCTTCGCCGAGGAGGTGGAGGAGCTCTTCGACGACGAGGGCGCCCCGCAGAAGCCGAAGGGCCAGCTCGCGCTGCGCCGCATGAACGACGAGCTCGACGAGCTGCGCGCCTGCGCCCGGCTGGCGCGCGAGATCAAGGTGAACGCGAAGGGCGACGCGCTGGTGCGCGGGCTCGACCGCTGCTTCACCGTGGCGAAGGCGTGCGGGTGGCCGGAGAAGGCGGTGGTGTTCACCGAGTTCCGGCGCACGCAGGACTACCTGCGGCGGCTGCTCGAGGCGAAGGGCTACACCGTCACCTGCCTCTCCGGCGACGTGAGCGGCACCGAGAAGCGCGCCGCGCTGGTGGAGGAGTTCCGCGACCGCACCCAGATCCTGCTGATGACCGAGGCGGGCGCGGAGGGCCTGAACCTCCAGTTCTGCAACCTGGTGGTCAACTACGACCTGCCCTGGAACCCGCAGCGCGTCGAGCAGCGCATCGGCCGCTGCCACCGCTACGGCCAGCAGCGCGACGTGCTGGTGCTGAACTTCCTCAATCGCTCCAACGCCGCCGACGCCCGCCTGTTCGACCTGCTCTCGCAGAAGCTGGCGCTGTTCGACGGGGTGTTCGGCTCGTCCGACGAGATCCTGGGCGCGCTCGGCACCGGCATCGACTTCGAGAAGCGGGTGCTGGACATCTACCAGGCCTGCCGCTCCGGCGAGGAGATCGACCGCGCGTTCTCGAAGCTGCGCGGCGAGCTGGACGACCGCATCTCGGCCCGCTACGCGGCGGCCCGCGCGCTCCTGTTCGAGCGGTTCGACGGCGAGGTGCGCGGCCGGCTGCGGGTGGCGGAGAAGAACGCCAAGGAGGCGGTGGCCCGGCGCGAGGCCGACGAGGAGGCGCTGGTCGCGGCCGCGTTCGAGGAGGAGGCGGCGCCGCCGCCGGAGGAGCCGGCCCGCGGCCGCACCCGCCGCGCGAAGCTGATCCAGGCCGCGGCGGAGCGGATCCGCGCCCGGCCGCAGGACGCGGTCTCGTTCCTGGAGCTCCCGAATCGCCTGCTGCCGGCCTCGCTGGGCAAGCTGGCCGGGCGCGAGGGCTGGTGGTTCGCCTACAAGTACGCGTTCGACGCGCTCGTGTCGGAGGAGCGCGTGGTGCACCTCGTGCTCTGGTTCGACGGCGAGCGGTTCCACGCGCTCTCCCCCGAGGACGCCGACGCGTTCGCGGCGCTGCCGGCGGAGGAGACGCAGGCGGGCCCGCGGGGCGCCACGGTCTCGATCGGCGAGGCGCAGGAGCAGGCTCTGGAGGCGTTCCACGCGACGCTGGTCGCCGACCTGCAGGAGCGGATCGGCGCCGCGTACGACGCCTCCCGCGATCGCTGGGATCGCGCCGTCGAGGACGCGCTCGCCGCGCCGCGCAAGGCGGTCGAGGACGCGCGCGCCGCCTGGGGCCGGGCGCGCGGCGCGCTGGGCGATCGCTCCGACCTGCCGCTGCGGGATCGGCGCGCGCTGCTGGAGCGGGCCGAGCGCGAGTACCGGCGCAAGCTGGACGACCTGCGCGCGGTCGAGGCGCAGCGCTACGCCGAGAAGGACCGCGCCGTCGCGGATCTCAAGAAGCGCTCCGAGGTGAAGGAGCGCCGGACCCTGGTCGCGACCGCGTACTGGCGCTGCGTGTGA
- a CDS encoding M16 family metallopeptidase: MRPTPSPLLLAAAAVAALAAAAPASAAPPRAGAGDVLPFPAAERTLPNGLKVIVVPTGFPDLVSVQIPIQTGSRNEVEPGKTGFAHFFEHMMFRGTKAYPPDAYQAVLTQIGARQNAYTSDDLTNYHTTFAKADLEKVLEIEADRFQHLDYSVEGFKTESRAILGEYNKNASNPIVKLEEVQRDAAFRAHTYKHTTMGFLADIEDMPNQYDYSRTFYARWYRPEHSTVIVAGDVRPEKVFALVERYFGGWKRGDFQARIPAEPAPQGPVYAHVPWTTPTLPWVTVAFHGPAFSETGKDWAAVDLLFDLHFGETSDVYRKLVVDEQKVDALFTDTGPNVDPGLVTVYARLKKAEDAPYVRDVILKAFAQARAAAPDPRRLADQKSHGRAAFVRRLDSTDAIAGIVARFAHFRRSYATANQLFRTYASLQGADLLAAARRYFTDAGLVVTTLSKDPLPAAVKAQPALASLEPRPPAPAGLPVTLLPSKLPVVTVKLVFPAGSAKDPKGKEGLAALAADMLAAAGSQRMRLDEIREALYPLAASLEAQVDKEMATLTGRFPADGWQRFADVALPQLTEPGFREEDFRRIKDEHLNALVQDLRESNDEELAKERLQANVFAGTPYGHPALGTVAGIQAVTLDDVKAFVKARYARPDVLVGVGGDAPKAFLGRLQAELGRLPVAQAEPAPAVTGRRHKGIEVEIVQKDTRATAISFGLPIAVTRGHPDFPALWLAKTWLGEHRSSTSHLYQRIRETRGMNYGDYAYVEAFPRGMFQFFPDPNLGRRAQLFEVWIRPVQPQNAQMAIRIALHELRKLVDEGLSEADFEATRAYLMKNVYVMTARQEQQVGYALDSRWYGIPEFTRYLRDGLAKLTREDVNRAIRTHLSATDLSFVIVTKDAKALAAALAADGVSTVKYDAEKPAALLEEDRVIGATKLGIRPDAIRITPADDVFAR, from the coding sequence GGTCGAGCCCGGCAAGACCGGCTTCGCGCACTTCTTCGAGCACATGATGTTCCGCGGGACGAAGGCCTACCCGCCGGACGCCTACCAGGCGGTGCTCACGCAGATCGGCGCGCGGCAGAACGCGTACACGAGCGACGACCTCACGAACTACCACACGACGTTCGCGAAGGCGGACCTGGAGAAGGTCCTCGAGATCGAGGCGGACCGCTTCCAGCACCTCGACTACTCGGTGGAGGGCTTCAAGACCGAGTCGCGCGCCATCCTCGGCGAGTACAACAAGAACGCCTCGAACCCGATCGTGAAGCTCGAGGAGGTGCAGCGCGACGCCGCCTTCCGCGCGCACACGTACAAGCACACGACCATGGGCTTCCTCGCCGACATCGAGGACATGCCCAACCAGTACGACTACTCGCGCACGTTCTACGCGCGCTGGTACCGGCCCGAGCACTCGACGGTGATCGTGGCCGGCGACGTGAGGCCGGAGAAGGTGTTCGCGCTCGTCGAGAGGTACTTCGGCGGGTGGAAGCGCGGCGACTTCCAGGCGCGGATCCCCGCCGAGCCCGCGCCGCAGGGGCCGGTCTACGCGCACGTGCCCTGGACCACGCCGACGCTGCCGTGGGTGACCGTGGCGTTCCACGGCCCGGCGTTCTCCGAGACGGGCAAGGACTGGGCGGCGGTGGACCTCCTGTTCGACCTCCACTTCGGCGAGACCTCCGACGTCTACCGGAAGCTGGTGGTGGACGAGCAGAAGGTGGACGCGCTGTTCACCGACACCGGGCCGAACGTGGACCCCGGCCTGGTGACCGTGTACGCGCGGCTCAAGAAGGCCGAGGACGCGCCGTACGTGCGCGACGTGATCCTGAAGGCGTTCGCGCAGGCCCGCGCCGCCGCGCCGGATCCGCGGAGGCTCGCCGACCAGAAGTCCCACGGCCGCGCGGCGTTCGTGCGCCGGCTCGACTCCACCGACGCCATCGCGGGGATCGTGGCGCGCTTCGCGCACTTCCGGCGCTCCTACGCCACCGCGAACCAGCTCTTCCGCACCTACGCGTCGCTCCAGGGCGCCGACCTGCTCGCCGCGGCGCGCCGGTACTTCACCGACGCGGGCCTGGTGGTGACGACGCTGTCGAAGGACCCGCTGCCGGCCGCGGTGAAGGCGCAGCCGGCGCTCGCGTCCCTCGAGCCGCGCCCGCCGGCGCCGGCCGGCCTGCCGGTCACGCTCCTCCCCTCGAAGCTCCCGGTCGTCACGGTGAAGCTCGTGTTCCCGGCCGGCAGCGCGAAGGACCCGAAGGGCAAGGAGGGCCTGGCCGCGCTGGCCGCCGACATGCTCGCCGCCGCGGGGTCGCAGCGGATGCGCCTCGACGAGATCCGCGAGGCGCTGTATCCGCTCGCGGCCAGCCTGGAGGCGCAGGTGGACAAGGAGATGGCGACGCTCACCGGCCGCTTCCCCGCCGACGGCTGGCAGCGGTTCGCCGACGTGGCGCTGCCCCAGCTCACCGAGCCGGGCTTCCGCGAGGAGGACTTCCGGCGCATCAAGGACGAGCACCTGAACGCGCTCGTCCAGGACCTGCGCGAGTCGAACGACGAGGAGCTGGCGAAGGAGCGGCTGCAGGCGAACGTCTTCGCCGGCACGCCGTACGGCCACCCCGCCCTCGGCACCGTGGCGGGCATCCAGGCGGTGACGCTCGACGACGTGAAGGCGTTCGTGAAGGCCCGCTACGCGCGGCCGGACGTGCTGGTCGGCGTGGGCGGCGACGCGCCGAAGGCGTTCCTCGGCCGGCTCCAGGCGGAGCTGGGGCGGCTGCCGGTCGCGCAGGCGGAGCCGGCGCCGGCGGTGACCGGGCGGCGGCACAAGGGGATCGAGGTGGAGATCGTCCAGAAGGACACGCGCGCCACCGCCATCTCCTTCGGCCTGCCCATCGCGGTGACCCGCGGCCACCCGGACTTCCCGGCGCTCTGGCTCGCCAAGACCTGGCTGGGCGAGCACCGGTCGTCCACCTCCCACCTCTACCAGCGCATCCGCGAGACGCGCGGGATGAACTACGGCGACTACGCCTACGTCGAGGCGTTCCCGCGCGGCATGTTCCAGTTCTTCCCGGATCCGAACCTGGGCCGGCGGGCGCAGCTGTTCGAGGTGTGGATCCGGCCGGTCCAGCCGCAGAACGCGCAGATGGCGATCCGGATCGCGCTCCACGAGCTGCGCAAGCTGGTGGACGAGGGGCTCTCCGAGGCGGACTTCGAGGCCACGCGGGCCTACCTGATGAAGAACGTCTACGTGATGACGGCCCGGCAGGAGCAGCAGGTCGGCTACGCGCTCGACTCGCGCTGGTACGGCATCCCGGAGTTCACGCGCTACCTGCGCGACGGGCTCGCGAAGCTCACCCGCGAGGACGTGAACCGCGCCATCCGCACGCACCTCTCCGCCACCGACCTCTCGTTCGTGATCGTGACGAAGGACGCGAAGGCGCTCGCGGCGGCGCTCGCCGCGGACGGGGTCTCCACGGTCAAGTACGACGCCGAGAAGCCGGCCGCGCTCCTCGAGGAGGACCGGGTCATCGGCGCGACGAAGCTCGGCATCCGGCCGGACGCCATCCGCATCACGCCGGCCGACGACGTCTTCGCCCGCTGA
- the glpB gene encoding glycerol-3-phosphate dehydrogenase subunit GlpB, with protein sequence MTPSRTVRADVLVVGGGMAGAMAALSARAAGCEVALVRRAPGATALSSGAVGVAPDLSALPGDPLSWRRGPVESARRLARQRPGHPYAAVGEGLVLLPDALDFAVRALDPLLAPVLERPRFLATPTGEVVAAATCQRAAEPGDLLAVAGPLAVAGLRGHLAFDAALVADGLARHAGRGGPEVRELEVDLPGLDPWARPHELARALEPPGEAERLGERLRAALANGARGAAAVLLPPVLGLSPAARVAERVAAAAGVPVAETLSDVPSVPGLRLQAALEARLARAGVAVLAGELRAPGGAPGDRVEVGDAAILAGSWVLATGRFLGGGLARHGVLAERAMGLPVEAAEGRDSGVHLAARPATSLTVRDRRAPQPLLSAGVRVDPSLRPLDGRGRPVHPRLFAAGALVGGHEHASDGTGLGVAILTGWLAGRAAAARG encoded by the coding sequence GTGACCCCGTCGCGCACGGTGCGGGCCGACGTGCTGGTGGTGGGCGGCGGCATGGCCGGCGCGATGGCGGCGCTCTCGGCGCGGGCGGCCGGTTGCGAGGTGGCGCTGGTGCGGCGCGCGCCCGGCGCGACCGCGCTCTCCTCCGGCGCGGTGGGCGTGGCGCCGGACCTGTCCGCGCTCCCCGGCGATCCGCTCTCGTGGCGGCGCGGGCCGGTGGAGTCGGCGCGGCGCCTGGCGCGGCAGCGCCCCGGCCACCCCTACGCCGCGGTCGGCGAGGGGCTGGTGCTGCTCCCCGACGCGCTCGACTTCGCGGTGCGCGCGCTCGACCCGCTGCTCGCGCCGGTGCTGGAGCGCCCGCGCTTCCTCGCCACGCCGACCGGCGAGGTGGTCGCGGCGGCGACCTGCCAGCGCGCGGCCGAGCCGGGCGACCTGCTCGCGGTGGCGGGGCCGCTGGCGGTGGCCGGGCTCCGCGGACACCTCGCCTTCGACGCCGCGCTGGTCGCGGACGGGCTGGCCCGCCACGCCGGCCGCGGCGGCCCCGAGGTGCGGGAGCTGGAGGTGGACCTGCCCGGCCTCGACCCGTGGGCGCGCCCGCACGAGCTGGCGCGCGCGCTCGAGCCGCCCGGCGAGGCGGAGCGGCTGGGGGAGCGGCTGCGGGCGGCGCTCGCGAACGGCGCGCGCGGGGCCGCGGCGGTGCTGCTCCCGCCGGTGCTGGGGCTCTCGCCCGCGGCGCGCGTCGCCGAGCGCGTGGCGGCGGCGGCGGGCGTGCCGGTGGCGGAGACGCTCTCCGACGTCCCGAGCGTCCCGGGGCTCCGGCTGCAGGCCGCGCTCGAGGCGCGGCTGGCGCGCGCCGGCGTGGCGGTGCTCGCCGGCGAGCTGCGGGCGCCGGGGGGGGCGCCCGGCGACCGGGTCGAGGTGGGCGACGCCGCGATCCTGGCGGGGAGCTGGGTGCTCGCCACCGGGCGGTTCCTGGGCGGCGGCCTGGCGCGCCACGGGGTGCTGGCGGAGCGCGCCATGGGCCTGCCGGTGGAGGCCGCCGAGGGGCGCGACTCGGGGGTGCACCTCGCGGCACGGCCCGCCACCTCGCTCACGGTGCGCGACCGGCGCGCGCCCCAGCCGCTGCTCTCCGCCGGCGTGCGCGTGGATCCGTCGCTGCGGCCGCTCGACGGGCGCGGCCGCCCGGTGCACCCGCGGCTGTTCGCGGCGGGCGCGCTCGTGGGCGGCCACGAGCACGCGAGCGACGGGACCGGCCTGGGCGTGGCCATCCTCACCGGCTGGCTGGCGGGGCGCGCGGCGGCGGCGCGGGGGTAG
- a CDS encoding diacylglycerol/lipid kinase family protein yields MKPFLIVNPASASGRTGRHFDRIARAVRASIGDFECAFTKARGDGVRLAREALASGGKLVVAVGGDGTASEVIDGLTGETGPRDPEAHFGFIPRGTGGDLCRTLGIDPDVDSAARTLASRDVAVLDLGRLELVGLDGAPVTRHFANVAGFGVSGEVSALVNRGLKLPSGKLSYMLASARALMSWSDQPVRWRVDGGVWHEERITAISVCNGRYFGGGMKVAPDARMDDGVFDVVVWKAFGMGDFIAKRPMLYDGTHVRLENTRVLRARTVEAEPLEGARVRIDSDGESPGRLPARFTILPGALRIRVGR; encoded by the coding sequence GTGAAGCCCTTCCTCATCGTCAATCCAGCCAGCGCCTCCGGCCGCACCGGCCGCCACTTCGACCGGATCGCCCGCGCGGTGCGCGCCTCCATCGGCGACTTCGAGTGCGCCTTCACCAAGGCCCGCGGCGACGGCGTCCGGCTGGCCCGCGAGGCGCTCGCGTCCGGCGGCAAGCTGGTGGTGGCGGTGGGCGGCGACGGCACCGCCAGCGAGGTCATCGACGGGCTCACCGGCGAGACCGGTCCGCGCGACCCCGAGGCGCACTTCGGGTTCATCCCCCGCGGCACCGGCGGCGACCTGTGCCGCACGCTCGGCATCGACCCCGACGTGGACTCGGCGGCGCGCACGCTCGCCTCGCGCGACGTGGCGGTGCTCGACCTGGGGCGGCTGGAGCTGGTGGGCCTGGACGGCGCGCCGGTCACGCGCCACTTCGCGAACGTGGCCGGCTTCGGCGTCTCGGGCGAGGTGAGCGCGCTGGTGAACCGCGGGCTGAAGCTCCCCAGCGGCAAGCTGTCCTACATGCTCGCGTCCGCGCGCGCGCTGATGAGCTGGTCGGACCAGCCGGTGCGGTGGCGCGTGGACGGCGGGGTGTGGCACGAGGAGCGGATCACCGCCATCTCGGTCTGCAACGGGCGCTACTTCGGGGGCGGCATGAAGGTGGCGCCGGACGCGCGCATGGACGACGGCGTGTTCGACGTGGTGGTGTGGAAGGCGTTCGGGATGGGCGACTTCATCGCCAAGCGCCCCATGCTCTACGACGGCACCCACGTGCGCCTCGAGAACACCCGGGTGCTGCGCGCGCGCACGGTGGAGGCCGAGCCGCTGGAGGGAGCGCGCGTGCGCATCGACTCCGACGGCGAGTCGCCGGGCCGCCTGCCGGCGCGGTTCACGATCCTCCCGGGTGCGCTCCGGATCCGCGTGGGGCGTTGA